A stretch of Spirochaetales bacterium DNA encodes these proteins:
- a CDS encoding carbohydrate binding domain-containing protein translates to MKPKYSFAIFYYVVYLLLIQFACPAYPGYTDEPEINLVHNGDFEQPLIDGWKKESFTEGGGIEAVSDKVHSGERAVRIFTGINPNDLRLIQLIPVKPETYYRLSCWIATENVEAGKIGANISIMGGYEYSGDIEGTTDWQYVEMYFRTSKAHRDVKIGVRIGMYYNIVGGIAYFDDVRMTAVDFVPADCFYLKNQENGRNVSSNVSAETAENPRKAISIHNINLPLIALLVAIGLIVVGLNVFLTIKREKKRDRVE, encoded by the coding sequence ATGAAACCTAAATACTCATTCGCAATATTTTATTATGTAGTTTATCTTCTCCTTATTCAGTTTGCGTGCCCGGCATACCCGGGATATACCGATGAACCGGAGATTAACCTCGTCCATAACGGTGATTTCGAACAACCGCTTATCGATGGATGGAAAAAGGAATCCTTCACCGAAGGGGGGGGAATCGAAGCGGTCTCCGATAAAGTACACAGCGGAGAGCGTGCGGTCCGGATTTTTACCGGAATCAACCCGAATGACCTCCGGCTCATCCAGCTGATACCGGTAAAACCTGAAACCTATTACCGGCTTTCCTGCTGGATTGCAACGGAAAACGTGGAAGCGGGAAAAATCGGGGCAAATATTTCGATTATGGGCGGATATGAATACTCAGGAGATATCGAGGGGACAACGGACTGGCAATACGTCGAGATGTATTTCAGAACAAGTAAAGCACACCGCGATGTTAAAATCGGGGTGAGAATCGGTATGTACTATAATATCGTAGGCGGGATCGCCTATTTCGATGACGTGCGGATGACGGCGGTCGATTTTGTCCCGGCCGACTGCTTTTATTTGAAGAATCAGGAAAACGGCCGCAACGTTTCGAGTAATGTTTCCGCAGAAACCGCAGAAAATCCGAGAAAAGCGATCAGCATCCACAATATCAACCTGCCGCTGATCGCGCTTCTTGTTGCGATCGGACTGATCGTCGTGGGGCTTAATGTTTTCCTCACAATCAAAAGGGAGAAAAAGCGTGATCGAGTCGAATAA
- a CDS encoding glycosyltransferase family 39 protein: MIESNNLHRKPSPFYRNIRDLKEIFIIAVSVIVFTYFYTFVAYIISKNTFPSNFTDMWYIYDACHYTNIADWDYGTTEERRVLIVFLPLFPTLIRGLGYIVGDYLVAALIISNIAYIFAVYFLYRIVRLDYSKNTAIRAVIYFSIFPSAFFLHGAYTESLFCALIIGSFYYARKSNWAVAGILGALVAATRLTGIVIILSLLLEYLHQKKWKIRDIRWDILFIGIVPLGLVWYLSINYEVFGDPFHFLSLQEEVWNKHLSLPTEGGWNAIMSLQWKEPSQFIISALAELIAVAYALFFICWMVIKERPLYTSYIWLTLLVVTSNSYWLSLPRYVLPLFPIYIILAVWSKNKAVHFIIILIFLSFYAFFAGHYTQAHWAF; the protein is encoded by the coding sequence GTGATCGAGTCGAATAACCTGCACCGGAAACCGAGTCCGTTCTATAGAAATATCAGGGACCTCAAGGAAATCTTCATTATTGCCGTATCCGTTATTGTATTCACCTATTTCTACACCTTCGTTGCCTACATTATCTCGAAGAATACGTTTCCTTCCAACTTCACCGATATGTGGTACATTTATGATGCCTGTCATTATACGAATATCGCCGATTGGGATTACGGCACAACGGAAGAACGCCGTGTCCTCATCGTGTTTCTCCCCCTCTTCCCCACCCTTATCAGGGGTTTAGGTTATATTGTCGGTGATTATCTTGTTGCAGCCCTTATTATTTCGAACATTGCCTATATTTTTGCCGTTTATTTCCTTTACAGAATTGTCCGTCTCGACTATTCGAAAAACACGGCGATACGGGCCGTCATTTATTTTTCGATATTCCCTTCCGCGTTCTTTCTGCATGGTGCTTATACCGAATCACTATTCTGCGCACTCATCATCGGAAGTTTTTACTATGCACGAAAATCTAACTGGGCGGTCGCGGGCATTCTGGGTGCGCTTGTCGCCGCGACACGACTTACCGGTATCGTCATTATTCTCTCCCTTTTGCTCGAATACCTGCACCAGAAAAAATGGAAAATCAGGGACATCCGGTGGGATATTTTATTTATCGGAATCGTTCCCCTCGGTTTGGTCTGGTATTTGTCGATCAACTACGAAGTCTTCGGTGATCCATTTCATTTTCTCAGCCTGCAGGAAGAAGTATGGAATAAACATCTCTCGCTTCCTACGGAAGGGGGATGGAATGCCATTATGAGTCTGCAATGGAAAGAGCCCAGCCAGTTCATCATCAGCGCCCTCGCGGAATTGATTGCCGTGGCGTACGCTCTTTTCTTCATCTGCTGGATGGTGATAAAGGAACGGCCCCTCTATACATCCTACATATGGCTGACGTTACTCGTTGTCACCTCCAATTCATACTGGCTCAGTCTTCCCCGGTATGTACTCCCCCTCTTTCCGATCTATATCATCCTGGCCGTCTGGTCGAAAAACAAGGCGGTTCATTTCATCATCATCCTTATTTTCCTCTCTTTCTACGCCTTTTTTGCCGGACACTACACACAGGCCCACTGGGCATTTTAA
- the murD gene encoding UDP-N-acetylmuramoyl-L-alanine--D-glutamate ligase, translating to MKEFKGLRVTVMGLGLHGGGLQSALFLARHGADVTVTDLRDEKVLAPSLARLAGFPVSFVLGRHEERLFSDTDLVVKNPGVPKDSPFLATAKSSGIPIETDISLFLSLSSNPIIAVTGSKGKSTVASAIHYCLAARHKGARLGGNITVSPLGFVETLLPEEPVVLELSSWQLADLAGKAVLKPGISVITNIFPDHMNYYHGMDDYIADKKIIYRNQDAADSAVFNNDCPVTASAFADCRAQRYFFSKKPFGDEKRGAWMEGKQGIARIGDNKETLFDTAPLLKGSHNRMNLLCAGLACLLAGLDTGTISERLAGFPGIEHRLEAFLEHKGVIYYNDSAATIPHATIHAIRGCNRPLVLITGGTDKNIDFAPLLDVIGECEKIVLLAGTATNKLTGLLDEAGILFEGPYDELEKAVNRAVSFTSPGTSLLFSPGCASFGMFLNEFDRGRKFKAAVRKILGIKEE from the coding sequence ATGAAAGAATTCAAAGGTCTTCGCGTTACCGTCATGGGCTTGGGCCTTCACGGGGGCGGGCTTCAATCCGCCCTGTTTCTGGCACGGCACGGAGCGGATGTGACGGTCACCGATCTTCGGGATGAAAAGGTCCTGGCACCCTCTCTTGCGCGCCTTGCCGGATTTCCCGTTTCGTTTGTTTTGGGAAGACATGAGGAACGGCTTTTCAGCGATACGGATCTGGTAGTGAAAAACCCGGGTGTACCGAAAGACTCCCCCTTCCTCGCCACGGCAAAATCAAGCGGTATTCCCATTGAGACCGATATTTCTCTTTTCCTTTCACTCTCATCCAATCCGATTATTGCCGTGACGGGAAGTAAGGGAAAATCGACGGTGGCAAGCGCGATCCATTACTGCCTGGCGGCAAGGCATAAAGGGGCCCGATTGGGGGGGAATATCACGGTTTCACCCCTTGGCTTTGTCGAGACGCTATTGCCGGAAGAGCCGGTAGTGCTGGAATTATCCTCATGGCAGCTCGCCGATCTCGCCGGGAAGGCCGTCTTGAAACCCGGGATTTCGGTGATTACCAATATCTTTCCCGATCATATGAATTATTATCATGGCATGGATGATTACATCGCGGACAAAAAAATAATTTACAGGAACCAGGATGCCGCCGACAGTGCGGTTTTTAACAATGATTGTCCGGTAACCGCTTCCGCGTTCGCTGACTGTAGGGCACAACGATATTTCTTTTCAAAAAAACCGTTCGGTGATGAAAAAAGGGGCGCATGGATGGAAGGGAAGCAGGGGATCGCCCGGATAGGGGATAACAAGGAGACGCTTTTCGATACCGCGCCCCTCCTGAAAGGCTCTCATAACAGGATGAATCTCCTCTGTGCGGGGCTTGCCTGCCTGCTTGCAGGTCTTGATACAGGGACAATTTCAGAGAGACTGGCCGGGTTTCCCGGCATTGAACACCGGCTCGAGGCGTTTCTGGAACATAAGGGGGTAATCTATTATAATGATTCTGCGGCAACGATTCCCCATGCGACCATTCACGCGATTCGCGGATGCAACCGTCCCCTTGTTCTCATCACCGGCGGAACAGACAAGAATATCGATTTTGCTCCCCTCCTCGACGTTATCGGTGAATGTGAAAAGATCGTCTTGCTTGCGGGAACGGCCACGAATAAATTGACCGGGCTTCTCGATGAGGCGGGAATTCTCTTCGAAGGTCCGTATGACGAACTGGAGAAAGCGGTCAATCGTGCGGTATCATTCACCTCGCCGGGCACCTCGCTTCTTTTTTCACCCGGATGCGCTTCGTTCGGCATGTTTCTCAATGAGTTCGACAGGGGCAGAAAATTCAAAGCCGCGGTAAGAAAAATACTTGGTATAAAGGAAGAATGA
- the cobU gene encoding bifunctional adenosylcobinamide kinase/adenosylcobinamide-phosphate guanylyltransferase produces MEKKVYFVLGGVRSGKSDYAQSLAARLFHRVVFCATAGAHDEEMKDRILKHRKKRPGPWHTIEAPLHPAEALRAHIKNTEAVLVDCLTIFTANHLLAADADRHPEYTKTIIEKELVELMYLYDQNEASLIFVSNEVGTGVVPPTPLGRRYRDLLGWVNIWVGRKADHLILMTAGIPLDIKQLHRTQEPWLREHRLM; encoded by the coding sequence ATGGAGAAAAAGGTATATTTTGTACTGGGCGGTGTCAGAAGCGGAAAGAGTGATTACGCGCAATCACTGGCCGCAAGGCTTTTTCACCGAGTCGTTTTTTGTGCGACGGCAGGCGCGCATGACGAGGAAATGAAGGACCGTATCCTGAAGCACAGGAAGAAACGGCCGGGGCCGTGGCATACGATAGAAGCCCCCCTGCATCCGGCGGAAGCACTCCGGGCGCACATAAAAAACACCGAAGCCGTGCTTGTCGATTGCCTGACCATATTCACGGCCAATCATCTCCTGGCTGCCGATGCGGACCGGCATCCGGAGTATACGAAAACGATAATCGAAAAAGAACTTGTTGAACTCATGTATTTGTATGATCAAAATGAGGCAAGCCTGATTTTCGTTTCGAATGAAGTCGGGACCGGTGTCGTCCCCCCCACTCCTCTCGGCCGTCGATACCGGGACCTTCTTGGATGGGTGAATATATGGGTCGGGCGGAAAGCCGACCACCTCATCCTTATGACGGCGGGTATTCCGCTCGATATCAAACAACTGCACAGAACGCAGGAACCCTGGCTGAGGGAGCATCGATTGATGTGA
- a CDS encoding DUF3592 domain-containing protein translates to MTTGFPLIIKSMFDNPEKFIWVGLCVLFGLGFLVAGFFWFRWEEEVKSWPSASGLMCDCSIRPYDTEDDTPDLYVLDYLYEYRIDNKTFRNHEYSASDEGPYRYNEAQVLLARHSEGTEVVVYYNPKNPQNSYIHQSDSSSGADMMLGGLAWFGFGLVLFIAFIVYNFIVKLAEKHRKGAL, encoded by the coding sequence ATGACAACAGGTTTTCCCCTTATAATAAAGAGTATGTTTGATAATCCTGAAAAATTCATCTGGGTGGGGTTATGTGTTCTGTTCGGACTTGGTTTTCTCGTTGCGGGATTTTTCTGGTTCCGGTGGGAGGAGGAGGTAAAATCCTGGCCGTCCGCGTCCGGATTGATGTGTGATTGTTCAATACGCCCATATGATACGGAAGACGATACCCCTGACTTGTATGTGCTGGATTACCTTTATGAATATCGTATCGACAACAAGACATTCAGGAATCATGAATATTCGGCATCCGATGAAGGTCCCTACCGGTACAATGAAGCGCAAGTCCTTTTGGCAAGGCACAGTGAAGGGACGGAGGTCGTTGTCTATTATAATCCAAAGAATCCGCAAAACTCGTATATCCATCAGTCGGATAGCAGTTCGGGGGCGGATATGATGCTGGGGGGGCTTGCATGGTTCGGTTTCGGCCTTGTTTTGTTCATTGCTTTTATCGTTTATAATTTTATAGTGAAATTGGCGGAAAAGCACCGTAAGGGGGCACTGTAG
- a CDS encoding serine protease, whose amino-acid sequence MKRYRIYIIFFPLLLMLLSGCFSMMNMYKKPETIKEPDTPITVDDSETISFRKVIIKIPYGTVIGKLFLPPTQIKDLKWESSTIEGEKQFTETGEKILNSYGYRVLEKGDDLFDTSNSEKARFQIAGVISSLFFNVGGKNTLISRIFEHDISMDVEWQVYDSFKEKVVFKLTTHGEYYTEDDEPINVAELAYIVFERAMCDLLANKELSAILVDKTVENETEETYADIDINYSRDALKVKLPDDISKLFDAVVTIKTGVTHGSGVIVSSEGYILTAAHVVSGVEKVNIVFHSNIQLEAKVVRINKSKDTALLKVQGTQFKYLPLHFNRPAIGSEIFIIGTPLEKQFSYSVTKGIISNYLEEDGNELIQTDAAVNPGNSGGPLIDKNGFLVGIISKKIVGFEVEGLGFAVSLETIFDTLSIKKKE is encoded by the coding sequence ATGAAGAGATATCGTATATACATAATATTTTTTCCGCTGTTGCTCATGCTTTTATCCGGCTGTTTTTCCATGATGAATATGTATAAAAAACCGGAGACAATCAAGGAACCGGATACGCCGATAACGGTTGATGACTCGGAAACGATTTCGTTTCGGAAGGTGATTATTAAAATACCATACGGAACGGTCATCGGAAAATTATTTCTGCCGCCGACGCAGATTAAGGATCTAAAGTGGGAATCCTCCACAATAGAAGGAGAAAAACAGTTTACGGAAACCGGGGAAAAGATATTGAACAGTTATGGTTACAGGGTGCTTGAAAAAGGAGATGATCTTTTTGACACAAGCAATTCCGAAAAAGCACGATTCCAGATCGCCGGTGTCATCTCCTCCCTGTTTTTTAATGTCGGCGGTAAAAACACATTGATAAGCAGGATTTTTGAACATGATATCAGTATGGATGTCGAATGGCAGGTATATGACAGTTTCAAGGAGAAGGTCGTTTTTAAATTAACGACGCACGGTGAATATTATACGGAAGATGATGAGCCTATCAATGTCGCCGAACTTGCATATATCGTGTTTGAACGCGCTATGTGCGATCTTCTCGCGAACAAAGAACTTTCGGCAATTCTTGTCGATAAAACTGTTGAAAATGAAACGGAAGAGACATACGCTGATATCGACATCAATTATAGCAGGGACGCGCTAAAAGTAAAGCTTCCGGACGATATTTCAAAATTATTCGATGCGGTTGTTACCATTAAAACGGGCGTCACGCATGGCAGCGGCGTCATTGTTTCTTCCGAGGGCTATATCCTTACCGCCGCCCATGTGGTAAGCGGTGTCGAGAAAGTGAATATTGTTTTCCACTCCAATATTCAACTGGAAGCAAAAGTCGTCAGAATCAACAAATCGAAGGACACCGCCTTATTAAAAGTCCAGGGGACTCAATTTAAATACCTCCCCCTGCATTTTAACAGACCTGCGATCGGCAGTGAAATTTTCATCATCGGGACGCCACTGGAAAAACAGTTTTCCTATTCTGTTACCAAGGGTATTATCAGCAATTATCTTGAAGAGGACGGGAATGAACTTATCCAGACAGACGCCGCCGTCAATCCCGGTAACAGCGGAGGTCCGCTCATTGATAAAAATGGATTCCTGGTCGGTATCATTTCAAAGAAAATTGTCGGCTTCGAAGTGGAAGGACTTGGATTCGCCGTCAGCCTCGAGACGATATTCGATACGCTTTCGATAAAAAAGAAAGAGTAA
- the cobT gene encoding nicotinate-nucleotide--dimethylbenzimidazole phosphoribosyltransferase yields the protein MSLTGLSCSILSPWDKAGLFRYAKFPINIIIVTGGKWMPELLEKTIGRITDTSRAAEKAALMRQNLLTKPAGSLGMLEAVSIRLAGIYGTEKPVTGEKLVMVFAGDHGIAASGVSAYPQEVTVQMVGNFLKGGAAINVLSRHIGARILIVDMGVASDLEPHPLLRIRKIGYGTADISRGSAMGREQAVKAIEAGIRLFEEEVGENTGLFIPGEMGIGNTSAATAIAAAVTGRPVEEITGRGTGIDDERLKRKIVLIKQAIGNNDVILGDPIDIAAKLGGFEICGIAGAVLGAAALRVPVVLDGLISTSGALIADALCPKVRKYCFASHNSTEKGHLVMLSQLGLVPLLDLQLRLGEGTGAALAVPIIEAACKILLEMATFSEAGVTEKER from the coding sequence ATGTCGTTGACAGGTCTATCCTGTTCGATTCTGTCTCCGTGGGACAAAGCCGGCTTGTTTCGATACGCTAAATTCCCGATTAATATCATTATCGTTACCGGAGGGAAATGGATGCCGGAGCTTCTTGAAAAAACGATCGGCAGGATAACCGATACTTCACGTGCAGCCGAAAAAGCGGCGTTGATGCGGCAAAACCTGCTGACAAAACCGGCGGGAAGCCTGGGGATGCTGGAAGCGGTATCGATCAGGCTGGCCGGAATCTATGGAACGGAAAAACCGGTTACCGGTGAAAAGCTGGTCATGGTGTTCGCAGGCGATCACGGTATCGCCGCTTCCGGCGTCAGTGCATATCCGCAGGAAGTGACGGTCCAGATGGTCGGGAATTTTCTTAAAGGAGGCGCCGCGATCAATGTTCTCTCCCGCCATATCGGTGCACGTATCCTCATCGTCGATATGGGTGTTGCTTCGGATCTGGAACCGCACCCCCTTTTACGGATTAGAAAAATCGGATACGGGACCGCGGATATTTCCCGGGGATCAGCAATGGGTCGAGAACAGGCGGTGAAAGCGATAGAGGCCGGGATCCGGTTGTTTGAAGAAGAGGTGGGGGAGAACACCGGTCTTTTTATTCCGGGAGAAATGGGAATCGGAAATACCTCAGCCGCTACGGCGATCGCTGCGGCCGTCACGGGACGGCCCGTCGAAGAGATAACCGGGCGTGGAACGGGTATCGACGACGAACGGTTGAAGCGGAAAATTGTCTTGATAAAGCAGGCGATAGGGAATAATGATGTTATACTGGGCGATCCGATCGATATAGCGGCAAAACTCGGGGGCTTTGAAATCTGCGGGATTGCAGGCGCCGTTCTGGGCGCGGCCGCCCTCCGTGTTCCAGTCGTCCTCGACGGGTTGATCTCCACCTCAGGTGCCCTGATTGCGGATGCGCTTTGTCCGAAAGTGAGGAAATATTGTTTTGCGTCGCATAATTCAACGGAAAAGGGCCATCTCGTTATGCTCAGTCAGCTGGGTCTTGTACCGCTTCTGGATTTGCAGCTCCGGCTGGGCGAAGGAACCGGCGCCGCCCTCGCCGTCCCCATTATCGAAGCGGCCTGTAAAATACTTTTGGAAATGGCGACCTTCTCGGAAGCCGGAGTCACGGAAAAGGAACGGTAA
- a CDS encoding sugar phosphate isomerase/epimerase, producing MKGLPFLIGSTSYVIPADIIPNVKKMAPLVDDIELILFESFTRTNLPSLSVIRELRELKRDFGHTYTVHLPLDIRLGDSSPAVRRDSISQIKRIIDLTSPIGPFAYICHLNRTEKRPAQADKKNVYKQWSLRCFESLSKVLPYLPHPRMMSVENIECYEIGELIPFLECLDISICLDIGHIWKLKGNPIEVIESYPWKIRVIHLHGVDGRDHTSIRRMPEADVFPIFDELIRRHYLYPVTLEVFSEDDFNSSLDMIKQWWGQRGS from the coding sequence GTGAAAGGACTCCCTTTTCTCATCGGTTCGACTTCCTATGTCATACCGGCGGATATCATACCAAATGTAAAAAAAATGGCCCCCCTGGTCGATGATATCGAGTTGATTCTATTTGAATCCTTTACCCGGACAAATTTGCCGTCGCTTTCGGTTATCAGGGAATTGCGGGAACTGAAAAGGGATTTCGGCCATACCTATACCGTTCATCTGCCACTCGATATAAGGCTGGGCGATTCATCCCCGGCAGTCAGGCGGGATTCGATCAGCCAGATAAAGCGAATTATCGACCTCACATCACCAATCGGTCCATTTGCATATATATGCCACCTCAATCGGACAGAAAAAAGACCGGCTCAAGCAGATAAAAAAAACGTATATAAACAGTGGTCCCTCCGCTGTTTTGAATCACTCTCAAAGGTGCTGCCGTATCTTCCGCATCCCCGGATGATGAGTGTCGAGAATATTGAATGTTACGAGATCGGTGAATTGATACCGTTTCTGGAGTGTCTTGATATCTCGATATGTCTTGATATCGGGCACATCTGGAAGCTGAAGGGAAATCCCATAGAGGTCATCGAAAGCTATCCCTGGAAGATCCGTGTGATTCATCTTCATGGTGTCGACGGACGGGATCACACGTCGATACGTCGTATGCCGGAAGCGGACGTTTTTCCCATCTTCGACGAGCTGATCCGGCGGCATTACCTGTATCCCGTAACACTCGAGGTTTTTTCCGAGGATGATTTTAATTCATCGCTCGATATGATCAAACAATGGTGGGGGCAAAGGGGGTCGTAA
- the cobS gene encoding adenosylcobinamide-GDP ribazoletransferase, whose amino-acid sequence MIKALRKAFAFLTILPFEKRRVMIRDVARSCFLFPFVGLIVGGFLAGTGYSCDILFPLFLQRGCILLVWVIITGALHLDGFIDCCDALFAPVTGERRLEILKDVHVGAFGITGAILLLLFKYLLLVSIRQNSVLYAGLFLVPVLGRSSLVYVIGRYPYARENGCGKAFHERCGIKEYISALFFPIVVAVTLYFFFSQSWIVFLLIPATWGIVELIGIWIMKRLPGFTGDVYGAVCEIIEVTGLAGFILLERFAA is encoded by the coding sequence ATGATCAAGGCCTTACGAAAAGCTTTCGCTTTTTTAACGATCCTCCCTTTTGAAAAAAGGCGCGTTATGATACGGGATGTCGCCCGCTCGTGCTTCCTTTTCCCGTTTGTCGGCCTGATTGTCGGTGGTTTTTTAGCGGGCACCGGTTATAGCTGCGATATTCTTTTCCCCCTTTTTTTGCAACGGGGATGTATCCTGCTTGTCTGGGTGATTATTACCGGTGCGCTTCATCTTGACGGTTTTATCGATTGCTGCGATGCCCTTTTTGCCCCGGTCACAGGGGAACGGCGGCTTGAAATACTAAAAGATGTTCATGTCGGTGCCTTCGGCATCACCGGAGCAATCCTTCTCCTGCTTTTCAAATACCTGCTCCTCGTCTCCATAAGGCAGAACTCCGTCCTTTATGCGGGCCTTTTCCTCGTTCCCGTCCTCGGCCGTTCCTCACTCGTCTATGTCATCGGGCGGTATCCGTATGCAAGGGAGAACGGCTGCGGAAAGGCGTTTCATGAACGGTGCGGGATAAAAGAGTATATATCGGCGCTTTTTTTCCCCATTGTTGTGGCCGTCACTCTTTATTTTTTCTTTTCACAAAGCTGGATTGTTTTCCTCCTTATTCCGGCAACATGGGGAATTGTCGAACTGATAGGGATATGGATCATGAAGAGACTGCCCGGTTTTACCGGCGATGTGTACGGTGCTGTCTGTGAAATCATCGAAGTGACGGGATTGGCCGGATTTATTCTCCTCGAGAGGTTCGCCGCGTGA
- a CDS encoding 2TM domain-containing protein, which produces MYPDKEKNRSFSPEVFDRGKTSPTFFENLKKKILKKVRGAVTGFSAHAVVFGAANAFLFVLNMLTSAQFPWFYFPLGAWGIGLASHFQYVLNAKKARNQILPLEKLDPEQLVMVRKIQKMEGAFNHHRTAFLAFSAFICGINNITWGGFQWWLIPTAAWGVGFLVHFAVHRARKKYLIEELKEAGIVWEEIKKHRFTPKYGDFSPRGGGSGVLKQAEAIKNSLIGQVKTDREMKRHFGGELEQLLSRFIGQIEELLLRDTELDRVLTTVSEEEIGETLASLKTKYENTDAAYLKKEYEKSISQYEHHRKTITELKNQKEMISLRLSSSITALKQIQLDVARMKHMDTIQEPYSLKTLKAKSRELSDYLEALQESYRELDLGG; this is translated from the coding sequence ATGTATCCGGATAAGGAAAAAAACCGATCGTTTTCTCCCGAGGTATTCGATCGGGGTAAAACGTCGCCGACTTTTTTTGAGAACTTAAAAAAGAAAATACTCAAAAAGGTAAGGGGTGCCGTTACTGGATTCAGCGCCCATGCGGTCGTCTTCGGGGCGGCAAACGCCTTTCTCTTCGTTCTCAATATGCTTACAAGCGCACAATTCCCCTGGTTTTATTTTCCACTTGGCGCGTGGGGAATAGGACTTGCCTCGCATTTTCAGTATGTGTTGAACGCCAAAAAAGCGCGGAACCAGATTCTGCCTCTCGAAAAACTGGACCCGGAGCAACTGGTTATGGTCAGAAAGATACAGAAAATGGAAGGGGCTTTCAATCATCATAGAACGGCTTTTCTGGCGTTTTCCGCATTTATTTGCGGCATCAATAATATTACCTGGGGTGGATTTCAGTGGTGGCTTATTCCTACGGCCGCATGGGGTGTCGGATTTCTCGTCCATTTTGCCGTTCACCGGGCCCGTAAAAAATACCTTATCGAGGAATTGAAAGAAGCGGGGATTGTATGGGAGGAAATAAAAAAACATCGTTTTACTCCAAAATACGGGGATTTTTCTCCCCGGGGAGGGGGAAGCGGCGTACTCAAACAGGCGGAAGCGATCAAAAATAGCCTTATCGGGCAGGTAAAAACAGACCGTGAAATGAAAAGGCATTTTGGCGGAGAACTCGAACAGCTGCTTTCACGCTTTATCGGCCAGATCGAGGAATTGCTGCTGCGGGATACGGAACTTGACAGAGTACTGACAACAGTATCGGAAGAGGAAATCGGGGAGACACTCGCGTCATTAAAAACAAAATATGAAAATACGGACGCGGCATATCTAAAAAAAGAGTATGAAAAATCGATTTCACAATACGAACATCACCGAAAGACCATCACCGAATTAAAAAATCAGAAAGAGATGATTTCACTCAGGCTGTCTTCATCGATCACCGCACTCAAACAGATCCAACTCGACGTAGCGAGAATGAAACATATGGACACAATTCAGGAACCATATTCACTCAAAACCCTGAAAGCAAAATCCCGGGAGCTTTCGGATTATCTGGAAGCGTTACAGGAAAGCTACCGTGAACTCGACCTGGGCGGCTGA